Proteins encoded in a region of the Halostella limicola genome:
- a CDS encoding E3 binding domain-containing protein, with protein sequence MGYIVRMPKLGLEMEQGTVLEWSVGTGDEIAEGDQVAEVESEKSIGEVDAREDGVLRRVYAEEGESVPPGTPIGIVAAADAEISDLEAEAEADLREDAPELAPGGDAAEATGAAADPTPEAGASAPASTGDAGGSAAAGGASSASASGGSGSAPDVRASPRAEKRAEELGVDLTAVDGTGPQGAITAGDVEAAAEASTDADEQTSAGEAVKASPRAEKRAEELGVDLTTVDGTGFEGAVTEDDVEAAADAAESADAGDSAEPTPPSAVDEAAGVRRIDEAPEAHRYRRATSVADPAVGEALFETMDAVRAAFEERVTMTDVLLAVASATLKDHPALNGTYAESTHQVRETQNVALAVAVDGDGLTTGVIDDVDERSLTEIVEARTDIGGGGGETQGATFTLANAAGVEADGRLINPPCVASLEVDPSGERAVPDGDGVDLRPLVTAGLTYDSRAVSSAEAAAFLDGFFERAEAASELVLSTYRGHE encoded by the coding sequence ATGGGATACATAGTCCGAATGCCGAAACTGGGGCTCGAGATGGAACAGGGGACGGTGCTCGAGTGGTCGGTCGGAACCGGCGACGAGATAGCGGAGGGGGACCAGGTGGCCGAGGTGGAGTCCGAGAAGAGCATCGGCGAGGTCGACGCCCGAGAGGACGGCGTGCTCCGCCGCGTCTACGCCGAGGAGGGCGAGAGCGTTCCGCCCGGGACCCCAATCGGCATCGTCGCGGCCGCCGACGCCGAGATCTCGGACCTCGAAGCGGAGGCGGAAGCCGACCTCCGCGAAGACGCCCCCGAACTGGCGCCAGGGGGCGACGCGGCCGAAGCGACCGGCGCGGCGGCTGACCCGACGCCCGAAGCCGGCGCGTCGGCACCGGCCTCGACGGGCGACGCGGGGGGGAGCGCAGCGGCCGGCGGTGCGTCGTCGGCGTCCGCGTCAGGCGGTTCCGGGAGCGCACCCGACGTGCGGGCCTCGCCGCGGGCGGAGAAGCGAGCCGAGGAGCTGGGCGTCGACCTGACGGCGGTCGACGGGACGGGACCGCAGGGCGCGATCACCGCGGGCGACGTGGAGGCGGCCGCCGAAGCGAGCACGGACGCCGACGAGCAAACGAGCGCCGGCGAGGCGGTGAAAGCCTCGCCGCGGGCGGAGAAGCGCGCGGAAGAACTCGGCGTCGACCTGACGACCGTGGACGGGACGGGGTTCGAGGGCGCCGTCACCGAGGACGACGTCGAGGCCGCCGCGGACGCCGCCGAATCGGCGGACGCCGGCGATTCGGCTGAGCCGACACCGCCGTCCGCGGTCGACGAGGCGGCGGGGGTCCGCCGGATCGACGAAGCGCCCGAAGCGCACCGGTACCGACGCGCCACGTCCGTCGCCGATCCGGCGGTCGGCGAGGCGCTCTTCGAGACGATGGACGCGGTCCGGGCGGCGTTCGAGGAGCGCGTCACGATGACCGACGTGCTGCTCGCCGTCGCCTCGGCGACACTCAAAGACCATCCGGCGCTGAACGGGACGTACGCGGAGTCGACGCATCAGGTCCGCGAGACCCAGAACGTCGCGCTCGCCGTCGCCGTCGACGGAGACGGACTGACGACCGGCGTGATCGACGACGTCGACGAGCGGTCGCTGACCGAGATCGTCGAGGCTCGAACCGACATCGGAGGCGGCGGGGGCGAGACGCAAGGTGCCACGTTCACCCTCGCGAACGCCGCTGGCGTCGAGGCCGACGGTCGCCTGATCAACCCGCCCTGCGTCGCGTCCCTCGAAGTCGACCCGAGCGGAGAGCGGGCGGTCCCGGACGGCGACGGCGTCGACCTCCGCCCGCTCGTGACCGCCGGCCTCACCTACGACTCCCGGGCGGTGTCCTCCGCCGAGGCGGCGGCGTTCCTGGACGGGTTCTTCGAGCGCGCCGAGGCGGCGTCCGAGCTGGTCCTCTCGACGTATCGCGGCCACGAGTAA
- a CDS encoding NAD(+)/NADH kinase, producing MARVGLVVNPAAGRDIRRLTGGASVVDNHAKRRVAECVLDGLTFVDDPPDVELMPDRTGIADHAVAEAPAGLSVEQVEMPVEESAADTRRAAAHFRDRADVVVVLGGDGTSRDAALELGDVPMVSVSTGTNNVVPTPVDGTVAGAAAAVVATGVVDAGAATYRHGAVEARADGVNGEKRLTGLAAVEITDRSFVGTRAVIDPAELLGGVVSRAHPSEIGLSCVAGCIDPVAPDAPGGAALRLGDPDDAARRVRAIVAPGMTTTVGVASHEPLGWGEPATFQVSDVVVGADGEREIEVVDATVEIAPVADGPRLVDVDAALEAAAEAGVLYRDEAAIEDRR from the coding sequence GTGGCCCGCGTCGGACTCGTCGTCAACCCCGCGGCCGGTCGCGACATCCGCCGCCTCACGGGCGGCGCGAGCGTCGTCGACAACCACGCGAAGCGCCGGGTCGCCGAGTGCGTGCTCGACGGCCTGACGTTCGTCGACGACCCGCCCGACGTCGAGCTGATGCCGGACCGGACCGGGATCGCCGACCACGCCGTCGCGGAGGCGCCGGCAGGGCTATCGGTCGAGCAGGTGGAGATGCCGGTCGAGGAGTCGGCGGCGGACACGCGGCGCGCGGCCGCGCACTTCCGCGATCGGGCGGACGTCGTCGTGGTGCTCGGCGGGGACGGGACGAGCCGCGACGCCGCGCTCGAACTCGGGGATGTGCCGATGGTCAGCGTCTCGACGGGGACGAACAACGTCGTGCCGACGCCCGTCGACGGCACCGTCGCCGGCGCCGCTGCGGCGGTCGTGGCGACCGGCGTCGTCGACGCCGGCGCGGCGACTTACCGGCACGGCGCGGTGGAGGCGCGGGCCGACGGCGTCAACGGCGAGAAGCGACTCACCGGCCTCGCGGCGGTCGAGATCACCGACCGGTCGTTCGTCGGGACGCGCGCGGTGATCGACCCCGCCGAACTGCTCGGCGGCGTCGTCTCGCGAGCCCACCCGTCCGAGATCGGCCTCAGCTGCGTGGCCGGCTGTATCGACCCGGTCGCGCCGGACGCGCCCGGCGGCGCCGCGCTCCGACTCGGCGATCCCGACGACGCGGCGCGGCGCGTCCGGGCGATCGTCGCTCCCGGGATGACGACCACGGTCGGCGTCGCGTCGCACGAACCGCTCGGCTGGGGCGAGCCCGCGACCTTCCAGGTGTCCGACGTCGTCGTCGGCGCCGACGGAGAGCGCGAGATCGAGGTCGTCGACGCGACCGTCGAGATCGCGCCGGTGGCCGACGGGCCGCGGCTCGTGGACGTCGACGCCGCGCTCGAAGCCGCCGCCGAGGCGGGCGTCCTCTACCGCGACGAGGCGGCGATCGAGGACCGGCGCTGA
- a CDS encoding alpha-ketoacid dehydrogenase subunit beta, giving the protein MTAQAELEQQTETRTVREAIRQALREEMERDEDVYVMGEDVGLFGGVLEVTGGLYEEFGEERVRDTPIAEAGFVGAATGAAATGTRPVVEIMFSDFMGVSMEQTMNQMAKMRYMFGGKTEMPVTVRTTEGGGMGAASQHSGTVHAWIAHFPGLKAVAPGTPASAKGLTKAAVRSDDPVFVFENKMIYEQEGEVPTDEDFTVPIGEANVEREGEDVTVVATQRLVGESLDVAERLDAETSVEVIDPRSLYPLDTETIVESVRKTGRLVVADESPLSYGIHAEVATRVMENGFYSLDAPIQRVGTPDTHMPFSPPLEQEVLPDGEGVRDAIERIA; this is encoded by the coding sequence ATGACCGCTCAGGCGGAGCTCGAGCAACAGACCGAGACCAGAACCGTCCGCGAGGCGATCCGACAGGCCCTGCGCGAGGAGATGGAGCGCGACGAGGACGTGTACGTCATGGGCGAGGACGTCGGCCTGTTCGGTGGCGTCCTCGAGGTGACTGGCGGTCTCTACGAGGAGTTCGGCGAGGAGCGCGTCCGCGACACGCCGATCGCCGAGGCCGGTTTCGTCGGCGCGGCGACCGGTGCGGCGGCGACCGGGACGCGGCCGGTCGTCGAGATCATGTTCTCTGACTTCATGGGCGTCTCGATGGAGCAGACGATGAACCAGATGGCGAAGATGCGCTACATGTTCGGCGGGAAGACCGAGATGCCCGTCACCGTCCGCACGACGGAGGGCGGCGGCATGGGCGCGGCCAGCCAGCACTCCGGCACCGTCCACGCCTGGATCGCGCACTTCCCCGGCCTCAAGGCCGTCGCGCCGGGGACGCCCGCGAGCGCGAAGGGGCTGACGAAGGCCGCCGTCCGCTCCGACGACCCCGTGTTCGTCTTCGAGAACAAGATGATCTACGAGCAGGAAGGGGAGGTGCCGACCGACGAGGACTTCACGGTGCCCATCGGCGAGGCCAACGTGGAGCGCGAGGGCGAGGACGTGACCGTCGTGGCGACCCAGCGCCTCGTCGGCGAGTCGCTGGACGTGGCCGAGCGCCTCGACGCCGAGACGAGCGTCGAGGTGATCGACCCGCGGTCGCTGTACCCGCTAGACACCGAGACGATCGTCGAGAGCGTCCGGAAGACCGGCCGCCTCGTGGTGGCCGACGAGAGCCCGCTCTCGTACGGCATCCACGCCGAGGTCGCGACGCGCGTGATGGAGAACGGGTTCTACAGCCTCGACGCCCCCATCCAGCGCGTCGGCACGCCCGACACACACATGCCGTTCAGTCCGCCGCTGGAACAGGAAGTCCTGCCCGACGGCGAGGGGGTCCGGGACGCCATCGAGCGGATCGCCTGA
- a CDS encoding thiamine pyrophosphate-dependent dehydrogenase E1 component subunit alpha → MSDYTLETEEGRREALRRMLTIREFDTTAGEYFADGEIPGFVHLYIGEEAVGVGACAALDPDDYIASTHRGHGHCIAKGLDPDLMMAELFGKRDGYCNGKGGSMHIADVESGMLGANGIVGAGPPMATGAALTIDYQDRDEVALGFLGDGAVAQGQVHEAVNLASTWDLPAIFLVENNQYGEGTPVEKQHNVDNLSDTAGAYDIPGVTVDGMDVTAVAEAVEEARKRARAGDGPTFIEAETYRYRGHYEGDEQPYRDEDEIERWKQRDAIESFKGRLIDRGELTEEEFEDLRAEVEATIADAVEYAQEAEPPAPEEAYEDMFGEPVPEIEAFANRPRADGGAKGGDSS, encoded by the coding sequence ATGTCCGACTACACGTTAGAGACAGAGGAGGGTCGACGGGAGGCGTTGCGTCGGATGCTGACGATACGGGAGTTCGACACGACGGCCGGCGAGTACTTCGCCGACGGGGAGATCCCGGGGTTCGTCCACCTCTACATCGGCGAGGAGGCCGTCGGAGTCGGCGCGTGCGCCGCGCTCGACCCGGACGACTACATCGCCAGCACCCATCGGGGACACGGCCACTGCATCGCGAAGGGACTGGACCCCGACTTGATGATGGCCGAACTGTTCGGGAAGCGCGACGGCTACTGCAACGGGAAGGGCGGATCGATGCACATCGCCGACGTCGAGTCCGGGATGCTCGGCGCGAACGGCATCGTCGGCGCAGGCCCGCCGATGGCGACTGGCGCGGCGCTCACCATCGACTATCAGGACCGCGACGAGGTCGCGCTGGGCTTCCTCGGCGACGGCGCGGTCGCGCAGGGACAGGTCCACGAGGCCGTGAACCTGGCGTCCACGTGGGACCTGCCGGCGATCTTCCTCGTCGAGAACAACCAGTACGGCGAGGGGACGCCGGTCGAGAAGCAGCACAACGTCGACAACCTCAGCGACACCGCGGGGGCGTACGACATCCCCGGCGTGACGGTCGACGGGATGGACGTGACGGCAGTCGCCGAGGCGGTGGAGGAGGCGCGCAAGCGAGCCCGTGCCGGCGACGGGCCGACGTTCATCGAGGCCGAGACGTACCGGTACCGCGGCCACTACGAGGGCGACGAACAGCCGTACCGCGACGAGGACGAGATCGAGCGGTGGAAGCAGCGGGACGCCATCGAGTCGTTCAAAGGGCGGCTGATCGACCGCGGCGAACTCACCGAGGAGGAGTTCGAGGACCTGCGGGCTGAGGTCGAGGCGACGATCGCCGACGCGGTCGAGTACGCGCAGGAGGCCGAACCGCCCGCCCCGGAGGAGGCGTACGAGGACATGTTCGGCGAACCGGTGCCGGAGATCGAAGCGTTCGCGAACAGGCCACGCGCCGACGGCGGCGCGAAGGGAGGTGATTCCTCATGA
- a CDS encoding MATE family efflux transporter has protein sequence MRRLPNPFRALILYIGLALARVGLISGERARRTTDLAWPRIVTGIARMSKNAVDVAMVGLALGPVAIAGVGFATPYWGLAFSLGGGFAAGTIALVSQRYGAEAYDDLGLAIRSSVAVVLAVTLPVAGAFYLFPEPLIGVMTDDPATVAYGADYLRVLAFGVPFAGLNLVGSRIYIGVDDAWTPMLVRSGGALSNIAINAVLVFGLGMGVVGAAMGTVLANVLVTAAFAAGLAAGRLPLAGDLPVQVDFGGRYADRPTLRDIVRIGLPVVGRNSVWTVAKFPMLAIVGLFGPTVVAGYVIARRIWGIMNTPGWGFGLAASSLVGQELGGGDERTAEAYGRDIVRFSTATYAVAAAVVGALAHPIVVSFVGDAGDPSVPYAVAFVYAACVASLPQAVKGATAGALDASGDTRWPFYSQAIGMFGCAIPVAYLGATSSLGIAGLYLSFVAETAAPAAINYQRFSTGKWKSISRSFRPESPVADD, from the coding sequence GTGAGACGTCTGCCGAACCCGTTCCGCGCGCTCATCCTCTACATCGGTCTCGCGCTCGCCCGCGTCGGCCTGATCTCCGGCGAGCGGGCGCGCCGGACGACGGACCTGGCGTGGCCGCGGATCGTCACCGGTATCGCGCGCATGTCGAAAAACGCCGTCGACGTGGCGATGGTGGGGTTAGCGCTGGGTCCCGTCGCTATCGCAGGGGTCGGCTTCGCGACGCCGTACTGGGGGCTCGCGTTCTCGCTGGGCGGCGGGTTCGCCGCCGGCACCATCGCCCTGGTCTCCCAGCGCTACGGCGCCGAGGCGTACGACGACCTCGGGCTGGCGATCCGGTCGAGCGTTGCGGTCGTGCTCGCGGTGACGCTGCCCGTCGCGGGGGCGTTCTACCTATTTCCCGAACCGCTGATCGGCGTGATGACCGACGACCCCGCGACCGTGGCCTACGGCGCGGACTACCTCCGCGTGCTCGCGTTCGGCGTCCCGTTCGCCGGACTGAACCTCGTCGGGAGCCGCATCTACATCGGCGTCGACGACGCGTGGACGCCGATGCTGGTCCGGTCGGGCGGCGCGCTGTCGAACATCGCCATCAACGCCGTCCTCGTCTTCGGCCTCGGGATGGGCGTGGTCGGCGCGGCGATGGGCACCGTGCTGGCGAACGTCCTCGTCACGGCCGCGTTCGCCGCCGGCCTCGCAGCCGGGCGACTCCCCCTCGCCGGCGACCTCCCGGTGCAGGTCGACTTCGGAGGACGGTACGCCGACCGACCGACGCTCCGCGACATCGTTCGGATCGGGCTGCCGGTCGTCGGGCGGAACTCGGTGTGGACCGTCGCGAAGTTCCCCATGCTCGCCATCGTCGGGCTGTTCGGGCCGACGGTCGTCGCCGGGTACGTCATCGCCCGGCGGATCTGGGGGATCATGAACACGCCCGGCTGGGGCTTCGGTCTGGCCGCGAGCAGCCTCGTCGGACAGGAGCTCGGCGGCGGCGACGAGCGGACCGCGGAGGCGTACGGCCGCGACATCGTCCGCTTCTCGACGGCCACCTACGCCGTCGCGGCGGCGGTCGTCGGAGCGCTCGCCCACCCCATCGTCGTCTCGTTCGTCGGCGACGCCGGCGACCCGTCGGTCCCCTACGCGGTGGCGTTCGTCTACGCGGCCTGCGTCGCGTCGCTCCCGCAGGCCGTCAAGGGCGCGACCGCGGGCGCGCTGGACGCAAGCGGCGACACCCGCTGGCCGTTCTACAGCCAGGCGATCGGGATGTTCGGCTGCGCGATCCCGGTGGCGTACCTCGGCGCGACCTCGTCGCTCGGTATCGCCGGGCTCTACCTCTCGTTCGTCGCGGAGACGGCCGCGCCGGCGGCGATCAACTACCAGCGGTTCTCGACCGGGAAGTGGAAGTCGATCAGCCGGTCGTTCCGCCCCGAGTCGCCGGTCGCCGACGACTGA
- a CDS encoding sulfurtransferase: MTDDIVVSREWLADHLDEVTIVDVRDAWEYDGIGHVPGAVNVPFDEFRSESEETPGMLPGADAFAALMSEAGVAADDTVVAYDDTHGVFAARFLVTAEIYGHGDVRLLDGDYSAWNLEHETTTDVPEVAPTEYAATPPEDSILIDQAAVEAAIDTDAVLVDTRDDWEFEDGHIPGAVNLDWKELVDDETRGLKPRDELEEILGSYGVTPDRRVILYCNTARRISHTYVVLRHLGYEDVAFYEGSLTEWEKADGPLETGV; the protein is encoded by the coding sequence ATGACCGACGACATCGTCGTCTCGCGGGAGTGGCTGGCCGACCATCTCGACGAGGTGACCATCGTCGACGTGCGGGACGCCTGGGAGTACGACGGGATCGGGCACGTCCCGGGCGCGGTGAACGTCCCGTTCGACGAGTTCCGGAGCGAGAGCGAGGAGACGCCGGGGATGCTCCCCGGCGCGGACGCCTTCGCCGCCCTCATGAGCGAGGCCGGCGTCGCGGCCGACGACACCGTCGTAGCCTACGACGACACCCACGGCGTGTTCGCGGCGCGCTTTCTCGTCACCGCGGAGATCTACGGCCACGGCGACGTCCGCCTGCTCGACGGCGACTACAGCGCGTGGAACCTAGAGCACGAGACGACGACGGACGTACCCGAGGTGGCCCCGACGGAGTACGCGGCGACGCCGCCGGAAGACTCCATCCTCATCGACCAGGCCGCTGTCGAGGCGGCGATCGACACGGACGCCGTCCTCGTCGACACCCGCGACGACTGGGAGTTCGAGGACGGCCACATCCCCGGTGCCGTCAACCTCGACTGGAAGGAACTCGTCGACGACGAGACGCGGGGACTCAAGCCGCGCGACGAACTGGAGGAAATACTCGGGTCGTACGGGGTCACGCCCGACCGCCGCGTAATCCTCTACTGCAACACCGCGCGACGGATCAGCCACACGTACGTCGTCCTGCGGCATCTCGGCTACGAGGACGTCGCGTTCTACGAGGGGAGCCTCACGGAGTGGGAGAAAGCGGACGGGCCGCTCGAGACGGGAGTCTGA
- a CDS encoding sulfurtransferase, with the protein MSESDYANDVLVSADWVEEHLDEFQSDDPEYRLVEVDVDTEAYDEGHAPGAIGFNWETQLQDQTQRDILDKDDFEDLLGSHGISDDSTVVLYGDNSNWFAAYAYWQFQYYGHDDVRLLDGGRDYWVENDYPLTDEVPEFSAVDYEASGPRESIRAYRDDVEKAIDRGVPLVDVRSPEEFSGEVLAPPGLQETAQRGGHIPGAKNISWAAVTNDDGTFKTREELTELYGEEGIDGEGTTVAYCRIGERSSVAWFALHELLGYEDTVNYDGSWTEWGNLVDAPIETGSGE; encoded by the coding sequence ATGAGCGAAAGCGACTACGCGAACGACGTGCTCGTATCGGCCGACTGGGTCGAAGAGCACCTCGACGAGTTCCAGAGCGACGACCCCGAGTACCGGCTGGTCGAAGTCGACGTCGACACCGAGGCGTACGACGAGGGCCACGCCCCCGGCGCGATCGGCTTCAACTGGGAGACCCAACTGCAGGACCAGACCCAGCGCGACATCCTCGACAAGGACGACTTCGAGGACCTCCTCGGCAGCCACGGCATCAGCGACGACTCCACCGTCGTCCTGTACGGCGATAACTCCAACTGGTTCGCCGCCTACGCCTACTGGCAGTTCCAGTACTACGGTCACGACGACGTCCGCCTGCTCGACGGCGGCCGCGACTACTGGGTCGAGAACGACTACCCGCTCACGGACGAGGTCCCGGAGTTCTCCGCGGTCGACTACGAGGCGTCCGGCCCGCGCGAGTCCATCCGCGCCTACCGCGACGACGTCGAGAAGGCGATCGACCGCGGCGTCCCGCTCGTCGACGTCCGCTCTCCCGAGGAGTTCAGCGGCGAGGTCCTCGCCCCGCCGGGCCTCCAGGAGACCGCCCAGCGCGGCGGCCACATCCCCGGCGCGAAGAACATCTCGTGGGCCGCTGTTACTAACGACGACGGCACGTTCAAGACCCGCGAAGAACTCACAGAGCTCTACGGCGAGGAAGGCATCGACGGCGAGGGCACGACCGTCGCATACTGCCGCATCGGCGAGCGCTCGTCGGTCGCGTGGTTCGCGCTGCACGAGCTGCTCGGGTACGAAGATACGGTGAACTACGACGGCTCGTGGACCGAGTGGGGCAATCTCGTCGACGCGCCGATCGAGACCGGTAGCGGGGAGTAG
- a CDS encoding glycosyltransferase produces MDGQDYAFSVLLPTYMNDDAAELESALESILQQTNRPDEVLVIKDGPVPTSLEETIDTFERDFPSIIDSIQLPTNKGLGNALRVGVKEASHGIVARMDADDISVPTRFERQSEFLATHPEVDIVGGQIAEFDGDPENIVGRREVPTEHESIESMARFRSPMNHGTVMFRKSAVLSSGNYRPVDRMEDYDLWIRMLLGGAKFANLPEVLVKVRAGEYLYGRRGGLEYAREEARTQLEFYQQGFTSLPVFLFNATTRVSLRLVPNSVRSLIYRTLAR; encoded by the coding sequence ATGGACGGACAGGACTACGCGTTCTCGGTGCTCCTCCCGACGTATATGAACGACGACGCTGCCGAACTGGAGTCGGCTCTCGAAAGTATTCTACAACAGACGAATAGGCCTGACGAGGTTCTGGTTATCAAAGACGGTCCGGTTCCTACGTCCCTCGAAGAAACAATCGACACCTTCGAGAGGGACTTCCCGTCGATCATCGACTCGATTCAACTCCCAACTAACAAAGGGCTCGGAAATGCGCTCCGGGTCGGTGTCAAAGAAGCTTCCCACGGTATTGTCGCTCGGATGGACGCAGACGATATTTCCGTGCCGACCCGATTCGAGCGCCAGTCTGAATTCCTTGCAACGCATCCCGAAGTCGATATCGTCGGTGGTCAGATCGCCGAGTTCGATGGCGATCCAGAGAATATAGTCGGTCGGAGAGAGGTTCCGACGGAACACGAATCGATCGAATCTATGGCTCGGTTCCGTAGTCCAATGAATCACGGGACAGTGATGTTTCGCAAATCTGCCGTACTAAGTTCGGGGAACTACCGGCCAGTCGACCGCATGGAGGATTACGATCTCTGGATCCGGATGCTGCTTGGCGGTGCCAAGTTCGCGAACCTCCCGGAAGTTCTGGTGAAGGTCCGAGCCGGTGAGTACTTGTACGGACGTAGAGGAGGGCTAGAATACGCACGCGAAGAAGCCCGCACTCAACTCGAGTTCTATCAACAGGGATTCACGTCGCTACCGGTGTTCCTATTCAACGCGACGACGCGGGTCAGTCTACGGCTTGTCCCGAACTCGGTTCGTAGCCTTATTTATCGAACCCTCGCACGATAA
- a CDS encoding glycosyltransferase family 4 protein, with protein MTAEVVDGAGIDLLSTLKKDKYDLIQTDEALRKGAVASLASEFLNVPHVLDIQGWADYLNTHGQYGPLVSRGIKSIAGFVFSRADGVIFVSRESRRQLQPHFPLTNWRYAKPVFDVSRFSSEYSTDNSDTLELLTVTNLRYEEKLNGVKTVLRSLEHVFPDYDIKYRIAGGGQSLTALKEFVDSYEYADRIEVLGFRDDVTDLLSNGDIFVYVSYLDSLAMTVLEAEAAGLPVIASDTGGIPEAVGDAGIVVPPTPTEIAESVQTLLENPGLRVELSKRARDRMSDYRQRQAVHHVELWETMLEE; from the coding sequence GTGACGGCAGAAGTAGTCGACGGCGCTGGGATTGATCTATTGTCGACATTGAAAAAGGACAAATATGATCTCATCCAGACTGATGAAGCATTACGTAAGGGGGCCGTAGCCAGCCTAGCGAGCGAGTTTTTGAACGTTCCACACGTTCTGGACATCCAGGGTTGGGCCGACTATCTGAACACGCACGGCCAGTATGGTCCTCTCGTATCGCGAGGCATCAAATCAATCGCCGGTTTCGTGTTCTCTCGAGCTGATGGAGTTATCTTCGTAAGTCGGGAATCACGAAGGCAGTTACAGCCCCACTTTCCCCTCACCAACTGGCGCTACGCAAAGCCGGTTTTCGATGTGAGTCGTTTCTCGTCAGAATACAGTACAGATAACTCAGACACTTTAGAACTACTCACGGTAACGAATCTGCGCTACGAGGAAAAGCTGAACGGAGTGAAGACAGTGTTGCGGTCGTTAGAGCACGTATTCCCGGACTACGATATCAAATATCGCATAGCAGGCGGCGGTCAGAGCCTTACTGCTCTGAAAGAATTTGTCGATTCGTACGAATACGCCGATCGGATAGAAGTACTCGGCTTTAGAGACGACGTGACAGATCTGCTTTCGAACGGAGATATCTTCGTATACGTCAGTTATTTAGATTCCCTGGCGATGACAGTGCTGGAAGCCGAAGCCGCTGGCCTACCTGTGATCGCCAGCGATACGGGGGGGATCCCAGAGGCAGTCGGCGACGCTGGTATCGTCGTTCCACCGACGCCAACGGAGATCGCCGAAAGCGTCCAAACGTTGCTCGAAAACCCGGGGCTTCGAGTGGAATTAAGCAAACGGGCCCGTGACCGGATGTCGGACTACCGTCAACGGCAGGCAGTACATCACGTAGAACTCTGGGAGACAATGTTGGAAGAGTAG
- a CDS encoding alkaline phosphatase family protein codes for MSKTLLVVGWDAATASHLNLFDLPFYDDLDESGILKPESFWQDREVDSGSAWTTITTGLSMWEHRVATLSGMIESPWQLRALASVDGLVPRDFFNTPARIWFRRLSLGKQPTNADIPFKRVWHYVPNALSAFVPLTHPPKPTDGVTISGFPSPDVAVEPKDLEQEITERYEGEPQRKFEDGGLRDDYVDDLFSCHEQRLETVSWLTEDRDFDLIFTVFTLLDRLLHVTDEGDERIKQAYERIDRSTETLVDHVDPDDVLIVSDHGMKYSPRWKWKHIHDEKSGIWAGTTDFGISTHLDVTPSIVSYMGHEMGESRYETPSSTGDTEAMERRLEDLGYL; via the coding sequence ATGAGCAAGACCCTCCTCGTCGTCGGATGGGACGCGGCGACGGCATCCCATCTCAATCTCTTCGATCTTCCATTTTATGACGATCTAGATGAAAGTGGCATCCTGAAACCGGAATCGTTCTGGCAGGATCGTGAAGTTGATAGCGGATCCGCGTGGACGACGATCACCACAGGACTGTCAATGTGGGAACACCGTGTAGCGACGCTTTCTGGGATGATCGAATCTCCTTGGCAGCTTCGCGCACTCGCATCAGTAGATGGCCTCGTCCCACGGGACTTCTTCAATACCCCTGCCCGGATCTGGTTTCGGCGTCTCAGTCTAGGGAAACAACCCACCAACGCCGATATCCCTTTCAAGCGCGTCTGGCACTACGTTCCAAACGCATTGAGCGCCTTTGTCCCGCTTACTCATCCGCCAAAGCCGACGGATGGCGTAACGATAAGTGGGTTTCCGAGCCCGGACGTCGCCGTCGAACCGAAGGACCTAGAGCAGGAAATCACAGAACGCTACGAAGGCGAACCTCAGCGAAAGTTCGAGGACGGAGGGCTTCGGGACGACTACGTCGACGACCTCTTTTCGTGTCACGAACAGCGGTTGGAAACAGTCAGTTGGCTAACCGAGGACCGGGATTTCGATCTCATTTTTACCGTATTCACGCTCCTCGATCGTCTGCTTCACGTTACGGATGAGGGCGACGAGCGGATAAAGCAGGCTTACGAACGCATCGATAGATCCACGGAAACGCTCGTCGATCACGTCGATCCTGACGACGTGCTTATCGTGAGCGACCACGGGATGAAATACAGTCCTCGATGGAAGTGGAAACACATTCACGACGAGAAAAGCGGTATTTGGGCGGGAACCACTGATTTCGGCATCTCTACACATCTCGATGTTACTCCGTCAATCGTCTCCTATATGGGTCATGAGATGGGAGAGTCCAGATACGAGACCCCCTCTTCAACAGGTGACACCGAAGCGATGGAACGACGGCTTGAGGATCTAGGCTACCTGTAA